The Rhodocytophaga rosea genome has a segment encoding these proteins:
- a CDS encoding endonuclease/exonuclease/phosphatase family protein, producing MAYNIHHCNPPSKPGMIDMAAITHTIGTQNPDLVALQEVDVYTDRSGAYNQAEEIAKKLQMYYYFGKAIDYGGGEYGVAILSKYPLSEEKVYPLPTQPATKGEPRIIATAKVTLPDGLQIRFGSTHLDAQKDSMNRQLQIKQIEAIASSEKLPFVLAGDFNAPPGSTVIRQLDTHFTRTCQDCPPTIPVEHPNKAIDFIAFRPRSKFRIKTHQVISETYASDHLPVIAVIELLP from the coding sequence ATGGCCTACAATATTCATCATTGTAATCCTCCTTCAAAACCTGGTATGATCGATATGGCTGCTATTACCCATACTATTGGCACACAGAACCCAGATCTAGTGGCCTTACAGGAAGTGGACGTTTATACGGACAGGTCAGGTGCTTATAACCAAGCAGAAGAGATTGCAAAGAAGTTACAAATGTACTACTACTTTGGAAAAGCCATTGACTATGGAGGAGGGGAGTATGGGGTAGCTATTCTTTCTAAATACCCTTTATCAGAAGAAAAAGTATATCCCTTGCCTACTCAGCCGGCAACCAAAGGAGAACCCAGAATTATAGCTACGGCTAAAGTTACTTTACCTGATGGTCTACAAATACGCTTTGGTAGTACTCACCTGGATGCACAGAAAGACTCCATGAACCGTCAGTTACAAATCAAACAGATCGAGGCTATTGCCTCTTCGGAAAAGCTGCCCTTTGTGCTAGCAGGAGATTTCAATGCCCCTCCTGGCTCAACAGTAATCCGTCAATTGGATACCCATTTTACAAGAACCTGCCAGGATTGTCCTCCCACTATTCCAGTAGAGCATCCAAACAAAGCCATCGATTTTATTGCCTTTAGACCTAGAAGTAAGTTCAGGATAAAAACCCATCAGGTAATTAGTGAAACATATGCCTCCGACCATTTGCCGGTTATAGCAGTAATTGAGTTACTCCCGTAG
- a CDS encoding GNAT family N-acetyltransferase: protein MTIMFIETENLRLVEADIDILKSGLEGNDQLSNKLGVSLADNWTEFGVGAIQYSLERLLESKDESGWWTYFPIHKRDNTLIGSGGYKGKPTEEGTVEVGYEIAPQYRNKGLATEMTKGLIANAFKHANVSVILAYTLGQENPSTKVLTKCGFQKIAEINDPEDGLLWKWELRRAE from the coding sequence ATGACTATAATGTTCATTGAAACTGAAAACTTAAGACTTGTTGAAGCTGACATTGACATTTTAAAAAGCGGCCTTGAAGGTAATGACCAACTGTCCAACAAATTGGGGGTAAGCCTTGCAGACAATTGGACAGAGTTTGGAGTTGGAGCTATTCAATATTCTCTTGAGAGGCTTTTAGAAAGCAAGGATGAAAGCGGGTGGTGGACGTATTTTCCTATCCATAAAAGGGATAATACCCTCATCGGCAGTGGAGGATATAAAGGCAAACCTACAGAAGAGGGAACCGTGGAAGTAGGCTATGAAATTGCACCCCAATACAGGAACAAAGGACTTGCCACGGAAATGACAAAAGGGCTTATTGCAAATGCTTTTAAGCATGCAAACGTGAGCGTAATCCTTGCCTATACGTTGGGGCAAGAGAACCCATCCACCAAAGTATTGACTAAATGCGGCTTTCAAAAAATAGCAGAGATAAATGACCCTGAGGAT